The genomic interval ACGGCCGGGACGGTGGCCCAGTCGGAGGACCGTCACGTCGTGGTCGGTCATCCGTCGAGTGCCGCGTCGATTGCCTGCTGTACGGGACCGAACGCGACCTCGCTCCACTGGACGGCCTCGCCGTCGACGAAGACGGTCGGCGTCCCGCTGACGCCGCGTTCCCGCCCGGCGGACCTGTCCTCTGAGACCGTCGGCCGGTAGGCCTCGCCGACGCCTTCCTCTCGGATCGTCTCGCCGTCCACGTCCATCCCCTCCGTCAACTCCGCGTACACCGACGGGCCGAGACGGTTCTGGTTCTCGAACAGCCGCTTGTTGTAGGTGAAGAAGGCCTCGTCGCCGGCCCGGTCCTGGACGGCTCGGGCGGCGCTTGCGGCCTCCCAGGAGACGGCGTCGTCGACCGGGATCGGGAAGTCGTTGAACACGTACTCGATCGAGCCACTGGAGAGGTAGTTCGTCCGGATCTGCGGGTAGACTTCGAGCGAGAACGTCCGGCAGTGCGGGCAGGCGTAGTCCTCGTAGACTTCGACGGTCACGTCCGCGTCGGGGTCGCCGGCGACCGGGGCGGGGAGGGGTTGGCCCTCCGCCGTCGGGACCGACGGGGAGCCCCCAGAGTTCGAGAGACAGCCAGCAGTCAGCCCAGCGACGCCGACGCTTGCGGCCAGGAAACCGCGCCGTGTCGACCTGTTCATACGCCCCCTCTCTCCGGGAGCCATAAAACCATTCTGTCCCGCCGCCGAGACCGGAATCTTATTTCGTCAGTGTCGTCTGGCCTCGGTATGGACCTCACGGACGCCCGGATCGTCGTCACCGGCGGTGCGGGATTCATCGGTTCTCACCTCGCCGACCGCCTCGTCGAAGACAACGAGGTAACCGTCGTCGACGACGGCTCGAACGGGGACTTCGGTTGGGTTCCCGACGACGCGGCTACCATCGATGGATCGCTCACCGACGAGTCGGTCGTCGCCGACGCGATCACCGCGGATGTCGACCTGGTCGTCCACCTCGCGGCGTCGAAACTGGTCGACACGGACACGCCCCGAAAGCAGTTTACCGACAACAGCGAGATGACCTACAACGTCCTCGAACGGATGGACGAGGTGGGTGTCGAACACCTCGTCTTCACTTCGTCGTCGACGGTCTACGGCGAGGCGCCCCGGCCCACGCCGGAGGACTACGCCCCCCTGGAGCCGATCAGCGTCTACGGCGCGACGAAACTCGCCGAAGAGTCGCTCATCTCGACGTACGCCCACAGTCACGACATCCAGTCGTGGGTGTTCCGCTTCGCCAACATCGTCGGGCCGCGCCTCCGCGGGGCCGTCATCCCCGACTTCGTCGAGAAACTCCGCGAGGACCCGTCGTCGCTGACGATCCTTGGCGACGGTCGCCAGGAGAAGTCCTACATGCACGTCTCGGAGTGTCTCGATGCGATGGTGTACGCGGTCGAACACGCCGATGCAGCACACAACGTGTTCAACCTCGGGACGCGGACCACCACGTCGGTCGACCGGATCGCGGACATCGTCGCCGACGAGATGGGCGTCGACCCCAACCGGGAGTACACCGGCGGGGACCGTGGGTGGACCGGCGACGTGCCACGGATGCGGCTCTCGGTCGAGAAACTCGCCGGCCTGGGATGGGAGCCGACTCAGTCCAGCGACGACGCGGTTCGGCAGTCGGCGGCGGAACTGCTCGACGAACTGTAGTCAGGGTGCGTAGGTGCCCTCGAGGCGGGCCTTGTCGAGCACGTGGCCGCCGGCCGCGTCGTACACGTCGTCTTTCGTGGCGTTTGGCGAGAGGCCGAGTTTCGCGTCCAGCGCGTACAGGAGGAACCGGTAGGTGTGTTCCCGATCCGGCGGGTTGGGGCCACCCCAGCCGGTTTCGCCGTAATCGTTCTGGCCCTCGCTCACGTCCTCGGCCGCCCAGCCTTCCGGGATCCGCTCGGTGTCGGGCGGGATGTTCCAGACGATCCAGTGGTCCCACACCTTCCCGGCGGGCTCCTCGGCGTCGGGGTCGTCGACGATCAACACCAGCGAGAGCGCGCCCTCGGGCACGCCGCCGATCTCCAGCGGTGGGTTCGTGTTCGCCTCGGTGTATCCGTGTTCGTGGGGGATCCGCCCGCCGTCCGCGAAGGCCGGGCTGGTCAGGGTGAGGCCTGTCATATGTGAACGTACGACTCCACCGACAAAAGGCTCGTCCCGGTAGTCATTTGAGCGGTTCCCGCTAATCCGTGTCCGTGCAAGTCGTCGGCTACCGCCCCCGTGTCACCGATCCGGCCGCGCTCCTCGTCGCCGAGAACGGCAGCGTCGAGCGCCGGCCGCTCGCTCCCGGAACGACTCTCTCGTACACGCTCGGCACGCGCCACTGTGCCGGTTCGGTCGACGGCGAGACTCACTACGCCTGTGACAACGAGGCGGCACCGTACTGCCCCGAACACACGGATCGGTGGCCCTGCGCGCGGTGTACCGGCAACTGCGACAAGCCCATCGACACCTGCGACGAAGAACACGCGGTGTACCTGGCGGCGTTCGCGCCGGACACCGTGAAGGTCGGCGTGACCCGTTCCTGGCGGCTCGAAACCCGGCTCAGGGAGCAGGGCGCCGACCGCGCTGCTCACCTGCGGACGGTCGGGGACGGCCGTATCGCCAGACAGGTCGAAGCCGACATCGCGACCGATCTCGGGGACCGCGTGCGCGTTCCGACGAAGATCGAGGGGCTCGCGGACAGTGTCGACGAGCGCTGGTGGGAGTCGTTGCTCGCGAGGTTCGCACCGATCGAGAGCTACGACTTCGAGTACGGGCTGGAGCTGCGCGATCGCCCGCTCGCCGAGACGCTCGCCACGGGGACGGTCGTCGGGACGAAGGGCCGCGTCGCCGTCGTCTCGAACAACGGGAGCACGTACGCGGTGAACCTCCGCGATCTGGTCGGCTACGAACTCGACGGGGGGACGACCGACCGGGACCTCCAGTCGAGTCTGGGCGCGTTTTGACCGATCACATCAGACACAAGACACTTACCGCCCCCCGTGGCAGTGCCACCGTGCGACGCGAACTCACACTCGCCGCCCTCGCCCTCCTGCTGTCGCTGGCCCTGCTGGGATCACTGTTCGCGATCCCGGGGGCGTTCTCCCAACCCGAGGAGGACATCCGGCCCAGCCGGCTTGACCTCCGGGAGACCACGATCGACGCACGGAACGTCGGCGGCGAAACGGTCACGCTCGCGCTCGACTCTCGCCTCGAACACCGGGGCGGGACCGCCAGCAACGTCACCGTCGAGACACGCGCGATCGACGCCGACACCGGTCTGGTGGCGACCAGCACCCGCCAGTCGCTGGGCAACGTCAGCGGCGACCGCGAGCTCCAGGTCCTGACGAACCTCACCGTCGAGCGTCAGGGCGACTACCGCATCGAGACGATCGTCTACGCCGACGAACAGCGGCGGACGATCGGCCGAACGACCGTCCGTAACGTCGACGCGCTGCTTCCCGAATACGCGCGGAGTAGCGTCTCCTTCCAGGAGTTCGAGAACGCCGACGTTCCGCTGCGGGCGATCGCCTACCGGATCGAGTCCGTCGAGAACAACCGCACGACCATGAACGTCTCGGTGTTCCTGACGAACACGGGCGACGAGCCCGCGGGCGACCTCCAGTTGCGCCTGCGCGCTCGGCAGGCCGAGTCCAACGTCATCGCCGACGAGTCGGCGATCCGGGTCGGCCAGATCAGACCCGGTCGGACGACGACCGTCAGCACCGAACTGACCGTCCCCGACGGCTACAACTACTGGCTCGACGGGATCCTCCAGGCCGACGGCGTCGTCATCGCCACCGAGAGCGCCCCGGCCAACCTCGATCCGACGGAGGTGCTCCAGGAGAACGTCACCCGGCGTGACACCGGCTTCCAGTCCGGCGACTTCGAGGAGCGACAGACGGAGCTGCCACAGGCCACCGACGAACCGAGGTACACGTCCGGCAGCGGCCCCGGGTTCACCGCGGTCGCCGCGCTGGCCGCCGCGTTCGTCGCGACGCTCGCCCTCGCACGGAGGCACCATGACTGACCCGACACCCGATCCGGACGACACGACCGCATCGCCCGCCGAGTCTCCCGTCACCGACGACGCCGACGGAACCACTGATACCGCCGACAGCGGTGGTCGATCCATCGCCAGGTACGCCCAGTGGGCCGCGTTCGGCATCCTCGTCCTCGTCGCGCTCGTCGCCTCGTTGCAGTTCTACTTCGCGGCCTCGGCCGCCGTCAACGAGTTCGTCACGCGGCGGTACCGGCCGCTGTTCCGGGCCGGCTTCAATCTCGTGGTCGTGCTGGTGGCCGCGACCGGCATCTCGCTGCTCGTTCGCCGGCTGGCCTGAGACCGCGGACGGCAACCCTTTTCCGCGGCCCTACCGAACCCGCGTCCATGGCAGAGGACGAACACGAGGAGACCGCAGAATCGGACGCATCGGGCGAGGACGGCGAAGAGAAATCGTTCCGAGAGCGCGTCGAGGAGATCCGCCAACAGCGCGCCGAGGAGCGAGAAGGGGGAGAAGAGGGTGAGATGAGCCGCGAGGAACGCATGGAAGAGATGATGGGCGGCGGCGGCGGTGGCGGCCCCGGCGGCATGGGCGGCAACCCCTTCGCACAGATGATGGGCGGCATGATGGGCGGCGGCGGTCCCGGTGCCGGCGGCCCCGGCGGCATGGGCGGTGGGCCCCGCGGCCCCGGTGCCGAGGAGGACGGCAGCGACAACGAGGAACTCACCCGCGAGATCCGAAAGCTCCGCGACGAGGTCCACGACGTTCGGCGGTCGCTCGACCGTATCGCCGACGCGCTAGAAGACTGAGCTCCCGGTCGCGACGCCGCTCGGTCGTTTCTGTGGAAGAACGTCGACAGCGACGGCTCAGTCTTCGTAGGCCAGCGTCATGATCCACTGCGAGAACGTGTCGTCGTGTGGATCGACCTCTTCGTCGCCGATAAACGGCGAGAGCTGGTCGCCGGCCATCAGCAGGGAGAACTCGAGGTCCTTCGCGGCCGGGGTGAGGTAGTACGTGTTGTGGCCCTCGTAGACCGTCTCCTCGCGCTGGATGAGGCCTTTCTCGAAGAGGGACTCGACGATCCGGCTCCCCTTCCGGGAGGACACGTCTAAGTCCTTCCAGAACTCGCTCTGGTGGATCCCCCCCGACTCTCGGATCAGCTCCAGCCCGGCCCGTTCGTCCTCGGAGAGGTCCGCCTCCGGAGTCG from Haloarcula pelagica carries:
- a CDS encoding DsbA family protein codes for the protein MNRSTRRGFLAASVGVAGLTAGCLSNSGGSPSVPTAEGQPLPAPVAGDPDADVTVEVYEDYACPHCRTFSLEVYPQIRTNYLSSGSIEYVFNDFPIPVDDAVSWEAASAARAVQDRAGDEAFFTYNKRLFENQNRLGPSVYAELTEGMDVDGETIREEGVGEAYRPTVSEDRSAGRERGVSGTPTVFVDGEAVQWSEVAFGPVQQAIDAALDG
- a CDS encoding NAD-dependent epimerase/dehydratase family protein, giving the protein MDLTDARIVVTGGAGFIGSHLADRLVEDNEVTVVDDGSNGDFGWVPDDAATIDGSLTDESVVADAITADVDLVVHLAASKLVDTDTPRKQFTDNSEMTYNVLERMDEVGVEHLVFTSSSTVYGEAPRPTPEDYAPLEPISVYGATKLAEESLISTYAHSHDIQSWVFRFANIVGPRLRGAVIPDFVEKLREDPSSLTILGDGRQEKSYMHVSECLDAMVYAVEHADAAHNVFNLGTRTTTSVDRIADIVADEMGVDPNREYTGGDRGWTGDVPRMRLSVEKLAGLGWEPTQSSDDAVRQSAAELLDEL
- a CDS encoding YbhB/YbcL family Raf kinase inhibitor-like protein, with the translated sequence MTGLTLTSPAFADGGRIPHEHGYTEANTNPPLEIGGVPEGALSLVLIVDDPDAEEPAGKVWDHWIVWNIPPDTERIPEGWAAEDVSEGQNDYGETGWGGPNPPDREHTYRFLLYALDAKLGLSPNATKDDVYDAAGGHVLDKARLEGTYAP
- a CDS encoding DUF2797 domain-containing protein — its product is MQVVGYRPRVTDPAALLVAENGSVERRPLAPGTTLSYTLGTRHCAGSVDGETHYACDNEAAPYCPEHTDRWPCARCTGNCDKPIDTCDEEHAVYLAAFAPDTVKVGVTRSWRLETRLREQGADRAAHLRTVGDGRIARQVEADIATDLGDRVRVPTKIEGLADSVDERWWESLLARFAPIESYDFEYGLELRDRPLAETLATGTVVGTKGRVAVVSNNGSTYAVNLRDLVGYELDGGTTDRDLQSSLGAF
- a CDS encoding DUF7490 domain-containing protein gives rise to the protein MRRELTLAALALLLSLALLGSLFAIPGAFSQPEEDIRPSRLDLRETTIDARNVGGETVTLALDSRLEHRGGTASNVTVETRAIDADTGLVATSTRQSLGNVSGDRELQVLTNLTVERQGDYRIETIVYADEQRRTIGRTTVRNVDALLPEYARSSVSFQEFENADVPLRAIAYRIESVENNRTTMNVSVFLTNTGDEPAGDLQLRLRARQAESNVIADESAIRVGQIRPGRTTTVSTELTVPDGYNYWLDGILQADGVVIATESAPANLDPTEVLQENVTRRDTGFQSGDFEERQTELPQATDEPRYTSGSGPGFTAVAALAAAFVATLALARRHHD
- a CDS encoding helix-turn-helix transcriptional regulator; translated protein: MSSATPEADLSEDERAGLELIRESGGIHQSEFWKDLDVSSRKGSRIVESLFEKGLIQREETVYEGHNTYYLTPAAKDLEFSLLMAGDQLSPFIGDEEVDPHDDTFSQWIMTLAYED